Proteins encoded by one window of Camelus dromedarius isolate mCamDro1 chromosome 27, mCamDro1.pat, whole genome shotgun sequence:
- the KLHL26 gene encoding kelch-like protein 26, producing the protein MAESGGSGGAGGGGFGAGPGPERPSSMADKNGALKCTFSAPGHSTSLLQGLATLRAQGQLLDVVLTINRETFHAHKVVLAACSDYFRAMFTGGMREASQDVIELKGVSARGLQHIIDFAYSAEVTLDLDCVQDVLGAAVFLQMLPVVELCEEFLKAAMSVETCLNIGHMATTFSLASLKESVDTFTFRHFLQIAEEEDFLHLPLERLVFFLQSNRLQSCAEIDLFRAAVRWLQHDPARRLRASHVLCHIRFPLMRSSDLVDSVQTLDIMVEDVLCRQYLLEAFNYQVLPFRQHEMQSPRTAVRSDVPSLVAFGGTPYTDSDRSVSSKVYQLPEPGARHFRELTEMEVGCSHTCVAVLDNFVYVAGGQHLQYRSGEGAVDACYRYDPHLNRWLRLQAMQESRIQFQLNVLCGMVYATGGRNRAGSLASVERYCPRRNEWGYACSLKRRTWGHAGASAGGRLYISGGYGISVEDKKALHCYDPEADQWEFKAPMSEPRVLHAMVGAGGRIYALGGRMDHVDRCFDVLAVEYYVPEADQWTSVSPMRAGQSEAGCCLLDRKIYIVGGYNWRLNNVTGIVQVYNTETDEWERDLHFPESFAGIACAPVLLPRAGIRR; encoded by the exons CATGGCAGACAAGAATGGGGCCCTCAAGTGCACCTTCTCGGCCCCTGGCCATAGCACCAGCCTCCTGCAGGGCCTCGCCACCCTCCGCGCCCAGGGCCAGCTCCTGGACGTTGTGCTCACCATCAACCGAGAGACCTTCCATGCGCACAAGGTAGTCCTGGCCGCCTGCAGTGACTACTTCAG GGCCATGTTCACGGGCGGCATGAGGGAGGCAAGCCAGGATGTTATCGAGCTGAAGGGCGTGTCAGCCCGCGGCCTGCAACACATCATCGACTTCGCCTATAGTGCCGAGGTGACGCTGGACCTGGACTGTGTGCAGGACGTGCTGGGCGCAGCTGTGTTCCTGCAGATGCTGCCTGTGGTGGAGCTGTGTGAGGAGTTCCTCAAGGCCGCCATGAGCGTGGAGACCTGCCTCAACATCGGCCACATGGCCACCACCTTCAGCCTGGCCTCGCTCAAGGAATCGGTGGATACCTTCACCTTCCGGCACTTCCTGCAGATTGCTGAGGAGGAGGACTTCCTGCACCTGCCGCTGGAGCGCCTGGTCTTCTTCCTGCAGAGCAACCGGCTGCAGAGCTGTGCAGAGATCGACCTGTTCCGCGCGGCTGTCCGCTGGCTGCAGCATGACCCTGCCAGGCGGCTGCGCGCCAGCCACGTGCTCTGCCACATCCGCTTCCCGCTCATGCGGTCATCAGACCTGGTGGATAGCGTGCAGACGCTGGATATCATGGTGGAGGACGTGCTGTGCCGCCAGTACCTCCTGGAGGCCTTCAACTACCAGGTGCTACCCTTCCGGCAGCATGAGATGCAGTCTCCGCGCACAGCTGTGCGCTCAGACGTGCCCTCATTGGTTGCCTTCGGCGGCACGCCCTACACCGACAGCGACCGCTCCGTCAGTAGCAAGGTGTACCAGCTGCCAGAGCCGGGCGCCCGCCACTTCCGCGAGCTTACAGAGATGGAGGTCGGCTGCAGCCACACGTGCGTGGCTGTGCTGGACAACTTTGTGTACGTGGCGGGGGGCCAGCACCTGCAGTACCGCAGTGGCGAGGGTGCTGTGGATGCCTGCTACCGCTATGACCCCCACCTGAACCGCTGGCTGCGCCTGCAGGCCATGCAGGAGAGCCGGATCCAGTTCCAGCTGAACGTGCTGTGCGGCATGGTGTATGCCACGGGTGGCCGCAACCGGGCTGGCAGCCTGGCCTCGGTGGAGCGGTATTGCCCGCGGCGCAACGAGTGGGGCTATGCCTGCTCGCTGAAGCGCCGCACATGGGGCCACGCAGGCGCCTCGGCTGGGGGCCGCCTCTACATCTCGGGAGGCTATGGTATCTCAGTGGAGGACAAGAAGGCCTTGCACTGCTATGATCCTGAGGCCGACCAGTGGGAGTTCAAGGCGCCCATGAGTGAGCCCCGAGTGCTCCATGCCATGGTGGGTGCTGGCGGCCGCATCTATGCCCTGGGTGGCCGCATGGACCATGTTGACCGTTGCTTCGACGTGCTGGCGGTGGAGTACTACGTGCCCGAGGCGGACCAGTGGACCAGCGTGAGCCCCATGCGGGCAGGCCAGTCAGAGGCCGGCTGCTGCCTGCTGGACAGGAAGATCTACATCGTTGGGGGCTACAACTGGCGACTCAACAACGTGACAGGCATTGTGCAGGTGTATAACACCGAGACGGACGAGTGGGAGCGTGACCTGCACTTCCCAGAGTCCTTTGCAGGCATCGCCTGTGCCCCTGTCCTGCTGCCCCGGGCTGGAATCAGGAGGTAG